From Phaeocystidibacter marisrubri, the proteins below share one genomic window:
- a CDS encoding T9SS type A sorting domain-containing protein encodes MKKIKMTLLSILFLSVSTFAQTTVFDLTTGVGGVGTVDPNWSVNIQGWGPGYIDAYISTGNNQSSGGTVYTSFAQDPCGTYISHFLTAANHVASNAPTDTFTYRYTFNLNNCPVVSANINVGFIAADNELHSMSINGNPITVPAGVTFNTPGSFSQLIPPGQLIPGGTNTILVKTYNAGLYEALQLCGRLRVDQQCCNEELQIEMCDNPCANPDILSPIWITDGFGQTLTEPNYSFSWSNGSTSSVPVISAGDLPITVTVTNNATGCTYTLTYDCPKDCDIDAPVELYCEIDADGNVTLNWNAVPGAVDYIIEVNWDDPTYCNTGTPPTGMLYNSPVNSVSIPLNSTCFSWRVRAKCEDGTLGPWSDYTFCSFDKGKMANSGSDEATSKDLDFSIVPNPFDANVELQIPAAPQDGQLNIEVTDATGKVVYTDQTESRSSIIINTESWSTGMYMCKVEISGEVIIHKMIKQ; translated from the coding sequence ATGAAAAAGATTAAAATGACCTTGCTGTCGATACTTTTCCTATCAGTATCGACCTTCGCACAAACCACTGTCTTTGACCTCACCACAGGTGTAGGTGGCGTAGGCACTGTAGACCCGAATTGGTCTGTCAATATTCAAGGCTGGGGCCCTGGATATATTGATGCCTATATCAGCACAGGCAACAACCAATCCAGTGGCGGAACAGTTTACACCAGTTTTGCTCAGGATCCGTGCGGAACATACATCTCACACTTCCTAACTGCTGCTAACCACGTAGCTTCGAATGCCCCAACAGATACTTTTACCTATAGGTACACTTTCAACTTGAATAACTGTCCTGTTGTTAGTGCAAACATCAATGTTGGTTTTATTGCAGCCGATAATGAATTGCACAGCATGAGCATTAATGGTAACCCAATCACCGTTCCTGCGGGGGTCACCTTTAATACACCGGGTTCATTTTCACAACTCATCCCTCCTGGACAACTCATTCCAGGTGGCACCAATACCATTCTCGTTAAAACCTATAACGCGGGTCTTTACGAAGCACTTCAACTCTGTGGTAGACTGCGTGTAGATCAGCAATGTTGTAACGAAGAGCTTCAGATCGAAATGTGTGACAACCCTTGTGCGAATCCAGACATCCTTTCTCCGATTTGGATCACTGACGGTTTCGGTCAAACACTAACAGAGCCAAACTACTCATTCAGCTGGAGCAATGGTTCAACGTCTAGTGTACCGGTAATTTCTGCAGGAGACTTACCAATCACGGTAACCGTAACCAACAATGCTACAGGCTGTACTTACACTTTGACCTACGACTGTCCTAAGGATTGTGACATTGATGCACCAGTAGAACTCTACTGCGAAATTGATGCAGATGGAAACGTGACCCTTAACTGGAACGCAGTTCCCGGAGCCGTGGACTACATCATTGAAGTAAACTGGGACGACCCTACATACTGTAACACAGGTACTCCACCAACCGGAATGTTGTACAACTCTCCTGTGAACAGCGTAAGCATCCCACTTAACAGCACCTGCTTCAGCTGGAGAGTGAGAGCAAAATGTGAAGACGGAACACTTGGTCCTTGGAGTGATTACACCTTCTGTTCATTCGACAAAGGCAAAATGGCCAACAGCGGTTCAGACGAAGCTACAAGCAAAGACCTTGACTTCTCGATTGTTCCCAATCCATTTGACGCCAATGTAGAATTGCAAATTCCTGCAGCTCCGCAAGACGGTCAGTTGAACATCGAAGTAACTGATGCTACGGGTAAAGTCGTTTACACCGACCAAACCGAATCTCGTTCTTCCATCATCATCAACACTGAATCTTGGAGCACTGGCATGTATATGTGCAAAGTTGAGATCAGCGGCGAAGTCATCATCCACAAGATGATCAAGCAATAA
- a CDS encoding FRG domain-containing protein — protein sequence MGKLLRTALVDWESIFKLNKYFLSPFIFRGQSNSDWSLATSLERSMTKYDSLQLGQNYFEKWMLHEFKKKYQLYSQHAIDENQEIEWLSVMQHYGAPTRLLDFSFSMYVATYFALEFNHNTSSSIWAVNWQKLRDNLKETYALPYSKGKVLKDEVNQVHRALANTHIGKTQLAKDSIQSSVIPIEPKLFNERIARQQGTFLFPTNGNETFEFNLRTAFNAQEEGYENIRFEDLVSMSHKLTHTANIDVIVIDIPSELTEHILESLYTMNINAEILFPGLDGLARSLLHTQIRVC from the coding sequence ATGGGAAAACTTTTGAGGACAGCGTTGGTAGATTGGGAAAGTATATTTAAACTGAATAAATATTTTCTATCTCCATTTATTTTCCGAGGTCAGTCAAACTCAGATTGGTCATTAGCCACCTCTTTAGAAAGGTCAATGACTAAGTATGACTCTCTACAATTAGGTCAAAATTATTTTGAAAAATGGATGCTACATGAATTCAAGAAAAAATATCAACTCTATAGCCAACATGCAATTGACGAAAACCAAGAAATTGAATGGCTGTCCGTCATGCAACATTACGGTGCTCCAACTAGATTGCTAGATTTTAGCTTTTCCATGTACGTAGCAACCTATTTCGCTCTTGAATTTAATCACAATACTTCTTCTTCTATTTGGGCAGTGAATTGGCAAAAACTAAGAGATAATTTAAAAGAAACCTATGCACTACCATACTCTAAAGGAAAAGTGCTAAAAGATGAGGTAAATCAAGTTCACAGAGCGTTGGCTAATACACACATAGGAAAAACTCAACTTGCAAAAGATTCGATTCAGTCTTCAGTAATCCCAATTGAACCAAAACTATTCAACGAACGCATCGCAAGACAACAAGGGACATTTCTCTTTCCAACAAATGGAAATGAGACTTTTGAGTTCAACTTGAGAACAGCATTTAATGCACAAGAGGAAGGATACGAGAACATCAGGTTCGAAGACTTAGTTTCAATGAGCCATAAGCTAACTCACACAGCTAATATTGACGTAATTGTAATTGATATCCCAAGCGAATTAACTGAACATATCTTAGAAAGTTTATATACTATGAATATCAATGCTGAAATTCTATTCCCTGGTCTCGACGGGTTAGCTAGATCACTGCTACACACACAAATTAGAGTCTGTTAG
- a CDS encoding site-specific integrase — MDEAKYYLVGIDSVDLTQLPAKVVKKPSIRFLRQKLSGGRIEVEVPIIEPARVLIQKYAARADKHLLFAWHHQPSDNKLYVSQRNRIQKKMAILLPGIKIGTKMDRHTFASHGRQVGVDPDLLTQLMGHEVPGYQIANVYKERYRFGILY, encoded by the coding sequence GTGGACGAAGCAAAGTATTACCTCGTGGGAATCGATTCTGTGGATTTGACACAGTTGCCAGCAAAGGTCGTAAAGAAGCCTTCTATTCGCTTTTTGCGTCAAAAGCTATCGGGTGGGAGAATTGAGGTAGAAGTACCGATTATCGAGCCTGCAAGGGTGCTTATTCAAAAGTATGCAGCACGAGCGGACAAGCATTTACTCTTTGCCTGGCATCATCAACCATCAGATAATAAACTATACGTATCCCAACGGAATCGCATTCAAAAGAAAATGGCCATCCTCCTTCCAGGAATTAAGATAGGCACGAAGATGGACAGGCATACTTTTGCTTCTCATGGTCGTCAAGTAGGTGTGGATCCAGATCTATTAACTCAACTAATGGGGCATGAGGTGCCGGGCTATCAAATTGCGAATGTTTATAAGGAGAGATATAGGTTTGGCATACTCTATTAA
- a CDS encoding ATP-dependent Clp protease adaptor ClpS, translating to MTESKIKMAYTPQPEERELPEVDVLEMEDKENVIVLYNDEENTFDHVIECLISICDHTFEQAQQCAIITHYKGKCEVLSGSYNHLEPRCTALLSEGLSAEIF from the coding sequence ATGACAGAGAGTAAAATCAAGATGGCCTATACACCACAACCGGAAGAGCGAGAGCTTCCGGAGGTGGATGTACTGGAAATGGAGGACAAGGAGAACGTCATTGTCCTCTACAACGATGAAGAGAACACCTTTGACCACGTAATTGAGTGTTTAATTTCAATTTGTGACCACACATTTGAGCAGGCTCAACAGTGTGCAATTATCACCCATTATAAAGGTAAGTGTGAGGTACTTAGCGGTAGTTATAATCACCTAGAGCCTAGATGTACCGCGCTTTTATCTGAAGGTTTATCTGCAGAAATTTTCTAA
- the prmA gene encoding 50S ribosomal protein L11 methyltransferase, translated as MNYIKLAFHIDPIEPGRDILYAELDGLPVESATDTDTGVEAFIPEDQYSEVSESDFPMTSAVAELKWTVETVEQQNWNAEWEKNFEPIEVGSGLHIRAPFHESRAAEFDYEIVIEPKMSFGTGHHQTTWLMCQYLLDLDLKGKDVLDMGCGTAVLAILAKMRGAAYVEGIDIEEWAAENSRENAARNGYEDIHIIHGDASDLGKRKFDVIIANINRNILTRDMESYTSVLNPGGTLLLSGFYESDISVLEGVGKPLGFHPQRIETKDRWAALIWSKD; from the coding sequence ATGAATTACATCAAATTAGCCTTTCATATCGACCCTATTGAGCCGGGTAGAGATATTCTCTATGCAGAACTCGATGGACTTCCTGTAGAGAGCGCCACCGATACGGATACAGGAGTAGAAGCCTTTATTCCCGAAGATCAGTATTCCGAGGTTTCTGAGAGTGATTTTCCAATGACCTCGGCTGTTGCCGAATTGAAGTGGACGGTTGAAACTGTGGAACAGCAGAACTGGAATGCCGAATGGGAAAAGAATTTCGAACCCATTGAGGTGGGAAGCGGACTTCACATTCGAGCTCCATTTCACGAAAGCAGAGCGGCAGAATTTGACTATGAAATTGTCATCGAGCCAAAGATGAGCTTTGGTACGGGACATCACCAAACCACTTGGCTGATGTGCCAGTATCTTCTCGATTTAGATCTAAAGGGAAAAGACGTTCTCGATATGGGATGTGGCACGGCAGTATTGGCCATTTTGGCGAAGATGCGTGGAGCTGCTTACGTAGAGGGAATTGACATTGAAGAGTGGGCGGCAGAAAACTCGAGAGAGAATGCCGCACGCAATGGATATGAAGATATTCACATCATTCACGGCGATGCCTCGGATTTAGGGAAACGGAAATTCGATGTGATTATCGCGAATATCAATAGGAATATTCTAACCAGAGACATGGAATCGTACACTTCGGTATTGAATCCTGGAGGGACATTGCTCCTCAGTGGATTTTATGAAAGTGATATATCCGTTCTGGAAGGAGTAGGGAAGCCATTGGGCTTTCATCCTCAGCGCATAGAGACGAAAGATCGTTGGGCTGCGTTGATATGGAGTAAAGACTGA
- the tpiA gene encoding triose-phosphate isomerase, which produces MRARIVAGNWKMNTVPSEGVGLVVEILEKLDSKYTGDTRVILSPPFTHLIDVIDHVWEVPQISVAAQNCHHEDNGAYTGEISAGMISDLNIDAVILGHSERRQYFGEDDALLAKKVNAAIRNSLMPIFCVGEVLEDRKANKHNEVVTSQLTQGLFHLSSEEFKNVIIAYEPVWAIGTGETASPQQAQDMHKSIRAHVASKYGEDAANNVSILYGGSVKPNNASEIFSQPDVDGGLIGGASLNADDFVSIVHAMAPAKGGLHAV; this is translated from the coding sequence ATGAGAGCACGAATTGTAGCAGGAAACTGGAAAATGAATACTGTCCCTTCTGAAGGAGTGGGATTGGTAGTAGAGATTCTCGAGAAACTCGATTCAAAATATACAGGAGATACACGCGTAATATTATCGCCGCCTTTCACCCATTTGATTGATGTGATTGATCATGTGTGGGAAGTCCCTCAAATATCAGTGGCTGCACAAAATTGTCACCACGAGGACAATGGAGCATACACCGGAGAGATTTCTGCCGGGATGATTTCTGATTTAAATATTGATGCCGTCATCTTGGGTCACTCTGAGCGTCGCCAATATTTTGGCGAAGATGATGCGCTATTGGCCAAGAAAGTAAATGCTGCTATCCGCAATTCTTTGATGCCAATCTTTTGTGTTGGAGAGGTTTTGGAGGATAGAAAGGCCAATAAACACAATGAAGTTGTTACTTCTCAACTCACTCAAGGTTTGTTCCATCTATCGTCAGAGGAGTTTAAAAACGTAATTATTGCTTACGAACCTGTTTGGGCAATTGGAACGGGCGAGACCGCTTCGCCACAACAAGCACAAGACATGCACAAATCAATTCGAGCGCATGTGGCGAGTAAGTATGGTGAAGACGCTGCTAACAACGTGTCCATTCTTTACGGAGGTTCGGTAAAGCCGAATAACGCAAGTGAAATCTTTAGTCAGCCTGATGTAGACGGTGGATTGATTGGAGGCGCTTCTTTGAACGCCGATGATTTTGTTTCCATTGTACATGCGATGGCTCCTGCAAAAGGTGGATTGCACGCGGTATGA
- a CDS encoding ABC transporter permease, with translation MRWVSSVLSKLGQALGVLWGVATLIFVLFNVLTGDPARMMMDQREDEQVLQAIRAKLGLDQPMLTQYGYYLNDLSPISWHSGVASNYTHFENHAYSGVPLLKVESGTLALKWPYLRESFQQQGRSVGSIISETLPNTAVLAIASISLAILFGILIGVLSALWKDGWFDRFWTVAGTLGMSVPSFFSAILIAWLFGYVLSEYTGLSMTGSLYEVDDYGTGRYLALDHLILPAITLGIRPIGVIIQLTRNSVLETLNQDYIRTAKAKGLSTRQIVYRHVMRNSLNPVVTAVSGWFASMLAGAVFVEYIFGWNGLGKQIVDALNQKDLPVVMGAVLTIASVFIIINILVDITYRILDPRIRA, from the coding sequence ATGAGATGGGTGAGTAGCGTGCTGTCTAAGCTGGGCCAAGCGCTCGGAGTTCTTTGGGGAGTGGCTACGTTGATTTTCGTCTTGTTTAACGTGCTGACTGGAGATCCCGCTCGGATGATGATGGATCAGCGAGAAGACGAGCAAGTCCTTCAAGCTATACGGGCCAAGCTTGGCTTAGATCAACCCATGCTTACACAGTATGGGTATTACTTGAACGATTTATCGCCCATCAGTTGGCACAGCGGGGTCGCATCTAATTATACGCATTTTGAGAATCACGCTTACAGCGGTGTTCCTCTGTTGAAGGTAGAAAGCGGAACACTGGCCCTAAAGTGGCCGTACCTCCGAGAATCGTTTCAACAACAGGGACGTTCCGTGGGGAGCATCATTTCTGAAACCCTACCCAATACGGCTGTTTTGGCGATAGCCAGTATCTCTCTTGCCATTCTATTCGGAATATTGATTGGGGTACTTTCTGCCCTTTGGAAAGACGGTTGGTTTGATCGTTTTTGGACCGTTGCCGGAACGCTAGGGATGTCGGTTCCGTCCTTTTTCTCAGCCATTCTCATCGCTTGGTTGTTTGGATACGTTTTATCTGAGTACACTGGGTTGAGCATGACGGGCAGTCTCTACGAGGTAGATGATTACGGAACAGGGCGTTACTTGGCCTTAGATCATTTGATATTACCAGCCATTACCTTGGGCATTCGTCCCATTGGAGTCATCATTCAGCTCACGCGAAACAGCGTACTAGAAACGCTTAATCAAGATTACATTCGAACGGCAAAGGCCAAAGGACTGAGCACTCGACAAATCGTTTACCGACATGTGATGCGAAACAGTCTAAATCCTGTAGTAACAGCGGTGAGCGGATGGTTCGCCAGCATGTTGGCCGGTGCAGTGTTTGTGGAATACATCTTTGGTTGGAATGGGCTGGGCAAGCAGATTGTAGATGCGCTCAACCAAAAAGATTTGCCCGTAGTGATGGGGGCCGTGCTCACCATTGCTTCCGTATTCATCATCATAAATATTTTGGTGGATATCACTTATAGGATTTTAGATCCTCGCATTCGAGCGTAA
- a CDS encoding BT_3928 family protein: MRRYLVQFIRILVGALFIFSGYVKLNDPMGFGFKLEEYFSESVLNLPFFTPYVVEMAIAICVVEIVVGLTLLLGIWRKLTLWVLTVMIVFFTFLTFYSSYYDVVTDCGCFGDAIPLTPDQSFGKDVILTILILILVFNRDVIQPIVRKGTGGAIVAIATLLCFYNSHHVLNHLPRQDFRAYKIGTDIAEGMKSAEELGKEAPVYETFFIFENEAGERVEVSGTAYVEDKWYEKTEWTMLSDLSESRKIKDGYEPPIHDFIMESDTGDITTWVLEQPKVILVLSYLLEKADSDGLKAISAWSWPLEEAGYKVLGWTNSGYEAVEEARHEHSLPFSFVSGDGTTIKTVVRSNPGIVALKNGVIVGKWHWNDRPTTAELEEVFK; this comes from the coding sequence ATGAGACGTTACCTGGTACAATTCATCCGAATACTTGTCGGAGCCCTCTTTATTTTCTCGGGATATGTGAAGCTGAACGACCCTATGGGATTCGGCTTTAAGCTGGAAGAATATTTCTCGGAAAGTGTGTTGAACTTACCATTCTTTACTCCTTATGTAGTGGAAATGGCCATTGCTATTTGTGTGGTAGAGATTGTAGTGGGACTCACTTTACTGCTTGGTATTTGGAGAAAGCTCACCCTGTGGGTACTTACGGTGATGATTGTCTTCTTCACTTTCCTTACGTTCTATTCCTCGTATTACGACGTAGTAACGGATTGTGGATGTTTTGGAGATGCCATTCCACTCACTCCGGATCAGTCGTTTGGAAAGGATGTGATTTTGACCATTCTTATTCTCATCTTGGTATTTAACAGAGATGTGATTCAACCTATTGTTAGAAAGGGGACAGGTGGGGCCATTGTAGCTATCGCCACCTTGCTTTGTTTCTACAATTCGCACCACGTTTTGAACCATCTTCCTCGTCAGGATTTTAGAGCGTACAAGATTGGAACGGACATCGCAGAAGGCATGAAGTCGGCGGAGGAATTGGGAAAAGAAGCTCCCGTATATGAGACCTTCTTCATCTTTGAGAATGAAGCCGGGGAACGCGTTGAGGTGAGTGGAACGGCTTACGTGGAAGACAAGTGGTACGAGAAGACCGAATGGACCATGTTGAGTGATCTCTCTGAATCTCGCAAAATCAAAGACGGATATGAACCACCGATTCACGATTTCATCATGGAATCGGATACGGGAGATATTACCACTTGGGTATTGGAACAACCCAAGGTCATCCTCGTTCTTTCTTACTTGCTTGAAAAGGCCGACAGTGATGGATTAAAGGCCATAAGCGCATGGAGCTGGCCGCTTGAAGAAGCGGGATATAAAGTTTTGGGCTGGACAAATTCTGGCTACGAAGCGGTTGAAGAAGCTCGTCATGAGCACTCATTGCCTTTCAGTTTTGTTTCTGGAGATGGAACCACCATCAAAACCGTGGTTCGCAGTAACCCTGGAATTGTAGCTTTAAAGAACGGCGTGATTGTAGGGAAGTGGCATTGGAATGATCGTCCAACGACTGCTGAATTGGAAGAGGTTTTTAAATGA
- a CDS encoding DUF1599 domain-containing protein, whose protein sequence is MSDTPKQFDQVVNECRTLFEKKLVDYGAAWRILRLPSLTDQIFIKAQRLRSIEDKGTQKVADDLRGEYIGILNYSVIALINMEHGVADQIDMDTAEAMREYDKHVAAIKQLMMDKNHDYGEAWRDMRVPSFTDLILQKLLRVKQIENNAGKTLVSEGIDANYMDMFNYSVFALIQMEEAAKAE, encoded by the coding sequence ATGAGCGATACACCCAAGCAATTTGATCAGGTAGTAAACGAGTGTAGAACCCTTTTTGAGAAAAAGTTGGTCGACTACGGTGCTGCATGGCGAATTTTGCGCCTTCCTTCTCTAACGGATCAAATCTTCATCAAAGCGCAGCGATTGAGAAGCATTGAAGATAAAGGGACGCAGAAAGTGGCCGATGATCTAAGAGGGGAGTATATCGGTATTTTGAACTACAGTGTGATTGCGCTCATCAATATGGAACATGGCGTGGCCGATCAGATTGATATGGATACGGCTGAGGCTATGCGCGAATACGACAAGCACGTTGCCGCCATTAAGCAGTTGATGATGGACAAGAATCACGACTACGGAGAGGCGTGGCGAGATATGCGCGTTCCTTCTTTCACCGATCTCATTTTACAAAAGTTGCTTCGCGTAAAGCAAATTGAAAACAATGCTGGCAAAACCTTGGTTAGCGAAGGGATTGATGCAAATTATATGGACATGTTTAATTACTCTGTCTTCGCACTCATTCAAATGGAGGAAGCGGCGAAGGCTGAATAA
- the folP gene encoding dihydropteroate synthase, whose amino-acid sequence MKNLSAKDTKIERKSTIRVGGRIIDISSPHIFGIVNLTPDSFFDGGTLHSEEDVLAKVSKMIENGADGIDLGAQSTRPKAEQIGAEAEWTRLKNALIRIRKEHPNTLISIDTYHSSVAERAADCGADIINDISGGTFDTNMFEMVAKLKLPYVLMHIQGNVETMQDDPNYTHVVEEIVANLATKTRQLMELGVNDVLIDPGFGFGKTVEQNFEILRNLDYFHELGHPLFVGLSRKSMIWKSLNSSPSEALNGTTALNMIALEAGAHILRVHDVQAAVETRTLWRQLNKSK is encoded by the coding sequence ATGAAGAATCTGAGTGCGAAAGATACCAAAATAGAGCGGAAATCGACCATCCGAGTAGGTGGACGTATTATCGACATTTCTTCCCCCCACATCTTCGGGATTGTGAACCTAACCCCTGATTCTTTTTTTGATGGCGGAACGCTTCATTCTGAGGAGGATGTTTTGGCGAAAGTGTCCAAGATGATAGAAAATGGTGCCGATGGAATTGATCTCGGAGCCCAATCTACCCGACCTAAAGCGGAACAAATTGGAGCAGAAGCAGAATGGACCCGATTGAAAAATGCACTCATTCGCATCCGAAAAGAGCATCCAAATACGCTTATTAGTATCGATACCTATCACTCTTCTGTGGCAGAACGCGCAGCAGATTGTGGCGCGGATATCATCAACGACATCTCTGGGGGAACCTTTGATACAAACATGTTTGAAATGGTTGCCAAGTTGAAGCTTCCGTACGTTTTAATGCACATTCAGGGGAACGTCGAAACCATGCAAGACGATCCAAATTACACTCATGTGGTAGAAGAAATTGTGGCGAATTTGGCGACGAAAACGCGGCAACTGATGGAACTAGGCGTAAACGATGTACTCATTGATCCCGGTTTTGGATTTGGAAAGACGGTGGAGCAGAACTTTGAAATTCTGAGAAACTTGGATTACTTCCACGAATTGGGACATCCACTATTTGTTGGCCTAAGCAGAAAGTCGATGATATGGAAATCATTGAATTCATCGCCGAGTGAAGCATTGAATGGCACCACCGCTTTGAATATGATCGCCTTAGAAGCGGGAGCGCATATCCTGCGTGTTCACGATGTGCAGGCCGCTGTGGAAACTCGTACCTTGTGGCGTCAACTCAATAAGTCCAAGTAA
- the cdaA gene encoding diadenylate cyclase CdaA — MTAAEFALNALEILIFAGVLFSLYRLVRGTPAIYIFGGVVAIYITWKIAAVLHMELLSEILEQFINVGFIALIIVFQQEVRKFLLMIGSNSFGRRRRFLRQLLWLKREEQEVDVDPIVHAMSQMIETKTGALIAIERKMPLGYYAQTGVALNAKVGSRLLQSIFFKDAPLHDGAVIIAQDKIMSASAILPVSESDEIPARYGLRHRAAVGLSEKTDAVCLVASEETGQIAIVLDGEISVIKDKEELRRRLTELLKY, encoded by the coding sequence ATGACTGCAGCCGAATTCGCGCTTAACGCACTGGAAATTCTCATCTTCGCAGGCGTTCTATTCAGTCTGTATCGCTTAGTAAGAGGAACTCCGGCCATTTACATCTTTGGCGGTGTAGTTGCCATTTACATCACTTGGAAGATCGCAGCCGTACTCCACATGGAATTGCTTTCAGAAATTCTGGAACAGTTTATCAATGTGGGTTTCATTGCGCTCATCATTGTCTTTCAACAGGAGGTTAGAAAGTTTTTGTTGATGATTGGCTCGAATAGTTTCGGGAGACGAAGACGTTTCCTGCGACAATTACTTTGGCTGAAACGCGAAGAACAAGAAGTGGATGTTGATCCCATTGTTCATGCCATGAGTCAGATGATAGAAACCAAAACAGGTGCTCTGATTGCCATTGAACGGAAAATGCCCTTGGGCTACTACGCTCAAACAGGAGTAGCCTTGAATGCAAAAGTGGGCAGCCGACTTCTTCAAAGTATCTTTTTTAAAGATGCCCCACTTCACGATGGCGCTGTGATTATTGCTCAAGATAAGATCATGTCGGCCTCCGCCATTTTGCCCGTTTCAGAAAGCGATGAAATCCCAGCGCGTTACGGTCTCCGCCACAGAGCAGCCGTAGGTCTATCAGAAAAAACAGACGCTGTTTGCTTGGTTGCCAGTGAAGAAACGGGACAAATAGCCATTGTGCTTGATGGAGAAATCAGTGTGATCAAGGACAAGGAAGAACTACGGCGACGACTGACGGAACTGTTGAAGTATTGA